A single window of Pseudomonas lijiangensis DNA harbors:
- a CDS encoding TonB-dependent receptor family protein, whose amino-acid sequence MNFKPMLNWQRLTAACLKIALTLPLLPLGQAKAEEADVQQDTGATSITLGTVSVMGQGETRQVQRVTEQDTKAYAPGSNPMKVLQRLPGVNFQSSDPLGRELGSQRISLRGFDMHHLGYTLDGVTLGDMSFGNFNGLTINRAIIPENIVSTEVAEGTGALGTSSTSDLGGTLQFKSANPDQTPGLRLSQTFGSYDTTRTFLRADTGQYQGLAAYVAAENYDAQTWKGDSPQRSHALNAKVTYDFGDNHLSFFHSQSEYKESTIPSLSRSQIDRLGYNWTNYSPDWQRAVNAANGIFSGGVNSVSDAVYNSSNIRNDELDVLSGTFALSDALVLDTTVYHHHNSGAGNSYYPFVFNNGSTTVPSNSIRSTFYGIDRTGFQSSLSYYVADHVFQAGMWVQSNKNSADRYLFDTTGTAPQSGIVEVSGLPRAATIQAQDYNDLTRQFYIRDTWTLLDNRLKLEYGAKHVVTTSTAKGSGTSASGSLEARNNFLPQIGATYKIDEQNEVFASYAENMAAFPSGTSSPLFTSQTTLDALNGFKDLKPETSKTVELGMRHSTPLYAASAALYGTRFDNRLLAIANCTGIVICQNGVANVGSVSSRGLELALTLTPDPHWRWSNTMTYNRSVYEDNYTSNGAQVAVKGKDVIDAPRWMLSSSLDWQWDRWNAGVQTNYMDKRYYTYTNDSSVDAYWVTNASMGYDFGKFGDLKETTLSLNLVNLFDRRYISTINTDSSAASDPSGNLQILKVGSPRSAFVTLSTRL is encoded by the coding sequence ATGAACTTCAAACCGATGCTCAATTGGCAACGGCTAACCGCCGCTTGCCTGAAAATCGCCCTGACCCTGCCTCTGCTTCCCCTTGGCCAGGCAAAAGCCGAAGAGGCCGATGTGCAGCAGGACACTGGTGCGACATCAATAACGCTGGGGACGGTCTCAGTCATGGGCCAAGGAGAAACGCGACAGGTTCAACGAGTTACAGAGCAGGACACGAAGGCCTATGCGCCTGGGAGCAACCCCATGAAAGTCCTGCAGCGCTTGCCAGGTGTCAACTTCCAGTCGAGCGACCCGCTGGGCCGGGAGTTGGGCAGCCAGCGTATCAGCCTGCGTGGCTTCGACATGCATCATCTTGGTTACACGCTGGATGGTGTGACGCTGGGGGACATGAGTTTCGGTAACTTCAATGGCCTGACGATTAACCGCGCAATCATTCCGGAAAACATCGTCAGTACTGAAGTGGCCGAAGGTACGGGAGCGTTAGGTACCTCTTCGACCAGCGATCTGGGCGGAACTCTGCAGTTCAAAAGCGCCAATCCGGATCAGACCCCAGGCCTCCGTCTGTCGCAAACCTTTGGCAGTTACGACACCACCCGTACCTTTTTGCGAGCCGATACAGGTCAGTACCAAGGGCTCGCCGCCTACGTTGCAGCCGAGAACTACGATGCCCAGACCTGGAAAGGCGACAGCCCACAACGCTCGCACGCCTTGAACGCCAAAGTCACTTATGATTTTGGCGATAACCACTTGAGCTTCTTTCACAGCCAATCGGAATACAAAGAATCGACAATTCCATCGCTTTCACGAAGCCAGATCGACCGACTCGGCTACAACTGGACCAACTATTCACCCGACTGGCAACGCGCAGTGAACGCTGCCAATGGAATATTCAGCGGCGGCGTAAACAGCGTCAGCGATGCTGTATATAACTCAAGCAACATCCGTAACGACGAACTCGACGTTCTCAGTGGCACGTTCGCCTTGAGTGATGCTCTGGTACTTGATACCACCGTTTATCATCATCACAACTCGGGGGCCGGCAACTCCTATTATCCGTTCGTCTTCAACAACGGGTCGACTACAGTCCCAAGCAACTCGATTCGCAGCACCTTTTACGGCATTGACCGCACGGGTTTTCAAAGCTCATTGTCCTACTACGTCGCAGACCACGTGTTCCAGGCTGGCATGTGGGTACAGTCCAACAAGAATTCCGCAGATCGTTACCTGTTCGATACAACCGGTACAGCGCCGCAAAGCGGCATTGTCGAGGTCAGCGGTTTGCCCCGGGCGGCAACGATCCAGGCCCAGGATTACAACGACCTCACTCGCCAGTTCTATATTCGTGATACCTGGACGCTGCTGGATAACCGCCTCAAGCTTGAATACGGTGCCAAACACGTCGTTACCACCTCAACAGCCAAAGGCTCGGGCACCTCAGCCAGCGGTTCACTCGAAGCCCGTAACAACTTTCTTCCGCAGATCGGCGCCACTTACAAAATTGACGAGCAAAACGAAGTTTTCGCATCCTACGCAGAGAATATGGCGGCGTTTCCCAGTGGCACCTCAAGCCCGCTGTTCACCAGCCAGACCACACTGGATGCACTTAACGGCTTCAAGGACCTGAAACCGGAAACTTCAAAAACCGTTGAGTTGGGGATGCGCCACAGCACCCCGCTTTATGCAGCTTCGGCAGCGCTTTACGGAACACGCTTCGATAACCGTTTACTGGCCATCGCTAACTGTACCGGGATTGTGATTTGCCAGAACGGCGTGGCCAACGTGGGATCGGTCAGCAGCCGTGGCCTGGAATTGGCACTGACGCTGACTCCAGATCCCCATTGGCGCTGGTCCAACACCATGACCTATAACCGCAGTGTTTATGAAGACAATTACACCAGTAACGGCGCTCAGGTTGCGGTCAAGGGCAAAGATGTCATCGACGCCCCCCGCTGGATGCTTTCCAGCAGCCTTGATTGGCAATGGGATCGCTGGAACGCCGGGGTGCAAACCAACTACATGGACAAGCGCTATTACACCTACACGAACGACTCGAGCGTCGATGCATACTGGGTGACCAACGCCAGCATGGGCTACGACTTCGGCAAGTTCGGGGATTTGAAGGAGACAACGCTGTCGCTCAATCTCGTCAATCTGTTTGACCGTCGTTACATCTCGACCATAAACACCGACTCCAGCGCAGCAAGTGACCCGTCAGGCAACCTGCAAATTTTAAAGGTCGGCTCGCCGCGTAGCGCCTTCGTCACATTGAGTACACGCCTATGA
- a CDS encoding ExbD/TolR family protein: protein MAFSSNQSDDVISDINITPLVDVMLVLLVAFIVTAPLLTNAIALNLPETAATGEATQQHSVAVSVDAKGQVFLDTNVLSIDQLPAALQTLHQQEPDTAITLRADRSAEYGKVAQVLAEVRNAGITQLSVITETP from the coding sequence ATGGCATTTTCAAGCAATCAAAGTGACGATGTCATCAGTGACATCAACATCACGCCGCTGGTGGACGTCATGCTCGTCTTGCTGGTGGCATTTATAGTAACCGCCCCTTTGCTGACCAATGCCATCGCCTTGAACCTGCCTGAAACTGCAGCCACCGGGGAGGCAACACAACAACACTCAGTTGCCGTCAGTGTGGACGCGAAGGGTCAAGTGTTTCTGGACACCAATGTCCTGTCGATAGACCAACTACCTGCCGCATTACAAACCCTGCATCAACAGGAACCTGATACGGCAATTACATTACGAGCGGACCGCAGCGCTGAATATGGAAAAGTTGCGCAAGTTCTTGCTGAAGTTCGCAATGCGGGTATCACTCAGTTATCCGTGATTACAGAAACACCCTAA
- a CDS encoding MotA/TolQ/ExbB proton channel family protein, with amino-acid sequence MNNAYATLIAQVSLGILLFFSIVTWALLLLKGLNQWRQSRKSREYINAFKTAESLEAALDVAQNGSAAARLGATGAQVLTTRQGITELGHPWNRQDLLERNLHQLIVDERRAMESGLGWLASIGSTAPFIGLFGTVFGIIHALSAISTAKSASIAVVAGPIGEALIATGVGIAVAVPAVLAYNFFMRRVKLLVADLDKFAVEFLNLSQVHAFQVQRPTAVPRSKENSVLSGVM; translated from the coding sequence ATGAATAACGCCTACGCAACGCTCATCGCTCAGGTGTCTCTGGGAATCCTGTTATTTTTTTCTATCGTCACGTGGGCACTGCTCCTGCTCAAAGGCCTGAACCAGTGGCGACAAAGTCGCAAGAGTCGAGAATACATAAATGCTTTCAAAACCGCAGAAAGCCTTGAAGCGGCTCTAGACGTGGCGCAGAACGGAAGTGCCGCAGCGCGACTGGGGGCAACTGGCGCGCAAGTGCTGACCACCCGACAAGGCATTACGGAGCTGGGCCACCCCTGGAATCGCCAAGACTTGCTGGAGCGTAATCTGCATCAGCTGATCGTCGATGAACGACGAGCAATGGAAAGTGGCCTGGGTTGGTTGGCTAGCATTGGCAGCACCGCACCTTTTATCGGCTTGTTCGGCACTGTGTTTGGCATCATCCATGCGCTGAGCGCAATCAGCACGGCCAAGTCCGCGAGTATCGCGGTCGTCGCCGGCCCTATCGGTGAAGCACTGATTGCCACCGGCGTGGGTATCGCCGTCGCGGTTCCCGCCGTACTTGCTTACAACTTCTTCATGCGCCGGGTGAAACTGCTGGTTGCCGATCTGGATAAGTTTGCGGTCGAGTTCCTCAACCTGTCCCAGGTCCATGCATTTCAAGTGCAACGTCCGACCGCCGTACCGCGCAGCAAAGAAAACAGCGTATTGAGCGGGGTCATGTGA
- a CDS encoding energy transducer TonB, protein MSSFSVRRRPSPDYYLEPLMPNAIAVRATGCSIKLPAISMPGHLGRDTLLCLFLAIGVHGLVAWLMIQSPADIPTTPPPAPVVMQWVAPPVAPPMSSSAPTEPAAATPAPQSPKPVETPAPQKPKPKPAPTQAPKKIAIANKTPSPAQPTEQPVKESAQPPQTVPGKPPASATEPALVGPYGRAGYLNNPPPTYPPVAARLRQQGVVVLRVHVRADGRPEEVQVFTSSGFDSLDQAAIKAVNQWTFMPAKRGEVATDGWVNVPLSFKLSN, encoded by the coding sequence ATGTCATCGTTTAGCGTACGTCGGCGCCCAAGCCCGGATTATTATCTAGAGCCTCTGATGCCTAACGCGATTGCCGTTCGGGCCACAGGCTGTTCAATCAAACTGCCCGCGATTTCCATGCCTGGACACCTGGGCAGGGACACTCTGTTGTGTCTGTTTCTGGCGATCGGTGTCCACGGGTTGGTGGCTTGGCTCATGATACAAAGCCCCGCCGACATTCCAACCACCCCACCACCCGCGCCCGTGGTGATGCAATGGGTAGCACCTCCCGTCGCGCCCCCAATGAGCTCATCCGCGCCAACAGAACCTGCGGCAGCTACCCCTGCCCCCCAGAGTCCAAAGCCCGTTGAAACGCCTGCACCTCAAAAACCAAAACCTAAACCGGCACCCACGCAAGCACCGAAAAAAATCGCGATAGCGAACAAAACGCCGTCCCCCGCACAACCGACCGAGCAACCCGTTAAAGAGTCGGCGCAACCACCACAGACGGTCCCGGGCAAGCCTCCCGCCTCCGCCACTGAACCGGCGCTGGTGGGCCCCTACGGACGCGCGGGTTACCTGAACAACCCGCCACCGACGTATCCGCCCGTTGCTGCCCGCTTACGCCAGCAAGGCGTGGTGGTGCTGAGGGTACACGTCCGGGCGGACGGTCGCCCGGAGGAGGTTCAGGTATTCACTTCGAGCGGATTCGACAGCCTGGACCAGGCCGCTATCAAAGCCGTCAACCAGTGGACATTTATGCCCGCCAAGCGTGGAGAAGTCGCCACGGATGGCTGGGTCAACGTTCCTCTCTCCTTCAAACTCTCAAACTGA
- a CDS encoding DUF1868 domain-containing protein, protein MMNVNTRRAFLLQSCVMTASVAFASSPASTLPLPTEDDSEKPYDVNRKFYEDGTARPFAGNTIISQIPLRTPLNEALTVVRNTLANYEFSQCLSLLPPSSYHMTVFEGVIDEKRKAPFWPSEVPSNAPIQACTQYFTARLKNFFIEENFQIQMHIDDFNVYKDSGATVRLVPANSHETQKLNDVRDRLANCLGIRSPHHDDYGFHITLGYLVKWMNAQQIQDYELVQQSCRAYLKKTLSVLTLESPRFCTFNDMLAFDDKFAIGQRPVTL, encoded by the coding sequence ATGATGAACGTCAACACGCGCCGCGCCTTCTTGCTGCAATCATGCGTCATGACAGCCAGCGTCGCGTTTGCCTCTTCGCCGGCGTCTACCCTTCCTCTCCCCACCGAGGACGACAGCGAAAAACCTTACGACGTTAATCGTAAATTCTATGAAGACGGTACAGCGCGACCGTTCGCCGGCAACACCATTATCAGTCAGATACCGTTGCGCACACCTCTGAACGAGGCGCTCACCGTCGTCAGGAATACCTTGGCCAATTACGAGTTCAGTCAATGCTTGAGCCTGCTGCCGCCTTCCAGCTATCACATGACTGTCTTTGAAGGTGTTATTGACGAAAAACGCAAGGCACCGTTCTGGCCAAGTGAAGTCCCCAGCAATGCGCCCATCCAAGCCTGCACACAATATTTCACTGCGCGGTTGAAGAATTTCTTTATTGAAGAGAATTTCCAGATACAGATGCACATCGATGACTTCAATGTTTACAAGGACAGCGGTGCAACAGTGCGGTTGGTCCCTGCCAATAGCCACGAGACTCAAAAACTTAATGATGTGCGAGATCGGTTAGCCAACTGCCTGGGGATTCGCTCACCCCATCATGATGATTATGGATTTCACATCACGCTGGGCTATCTCGTGAAGTGGATGAACGCTCAACAAATCCAAGACTACGAGCTCGTTCAACAAAGTTGCAGGGCTTATCTGAAGAAAACATTAAGTGTTCTGACGTTGGAGAGCCCTCGCTTTTGTACCTTTAACGATATGTTGGCTTTTGACGACAAGTTCGCCATCGGCCAGCGTCCTGTAACGCTTTGA
- a CDS encoding extracellular solute-binding protein: MPFIHKILPMLALLSLATHTLAASAEFWYSHGGAPGSAIVDLCKSFNAKRDEGDRLHCIRQGTYEQTLQKTVAAYRAGLGPTLVEIYDVATPDMLLGGATKAVETVMADHQRAYSSDTFLPALRRYYADSHGVLAAQPFAVSTAVLYTHRNALAAAGINEPPATWEAFATALRGLKNSGHTCPLATDFAPWIWLEQTSAAQGTDVALRIDVADRYQFDKGTHLRLMNELAQWTAQGLVRYEDSTRSGQQTLAFASDECAMLLDSTGAWNVMHGSLESDIDVTPLPIYANSIRKANVPGGSSLWVMRGHSEQEYRLISEFLTFLLLPENQRVFSARTGYLPVTQATAATLLSSEQKPSAVTAGLTALNEAEKPPSTPLRSGFITQMRLIWSQEMENALAGRQSVDSALRQSTLRANELLSLFQQMHQAQANDPTHEATP, encoded by the coding sequence ATGCCTTTCATCCATAAAATATTACCCATGCTGGCGCTGCTGTCACTTGCCACCCATACCCTGGCTGCATCAGCAGAGTTCTGGTATAGCCACGGCGGCGCGCCGGGTAGCGCCATCGTCGACCTGTGCAAAAGCTTCAATGCCAAACGTGATGAAGGTGATCGCCTCCACTGCATCCGTCAAGGAACCTACGAGCAGACCCTGCAGAAAACCGTGGCGGCTTATCGGGCCGGCTTAGGCCCAACGCTGGTGGAGATTTACGACGTCGCCACACCCGACATGTTGCTCGGTGGCGCCACCAAGGCTGTCGAGACCGTCATGGCTGATCACCAGAGGGCCTATTCCAGCGACACTTTCCTGCCCGCATTGCGACGCTATTACGCGGACAGTCACGGCGTTCTGGCGGCCCAGCCGTTCGCCGTCTCGACTGCCGTCCTTTACACCCATCGAAACGCTTTGGCCGCCGCAGGTATCAACGAGCCGCCCGCCACTTGGGAGGCGTTTGCGACTGCATTGCGTGGGTTGAAGAACAGCGGCCATACCTGCCCCCTCGCTACTGATTTTGCACCCTGGATCTGGCTGGAACAGACCAGTGCGGCACAAGGCACGGATGTTGCTCTGCGTATTGACGTGGCTGATCGTTACCAGTTCGACAAAGGCACGCACTTGCGCCTAATGAATGAACTTGCGCAATGGACCGCTCAAGGACTGGTTCGCTACGAGGATTCGACCCGCAGCGGTCAGCAGACGCTGGCATTCGCCAGCGATGAGTGCGCGATGCTGCTGGACTCGACCGGGGCATGGAATGTCATGCACGGTTCGCTCGAATCCGACATCGACGTCACACCGCTGCCGATCTACGCCAACTCCATTCGCAAGGCCAATGTCCCCGGTGGCTCTTCGCTGTGGGTGATGCGTGGGCATTCAGAGCAAGAGTATCGGTTAATTTCCGAATTCCTGACGTTCTTGCTGCTACCGGAAAACCAACGGGTGTTTAGCGCAAGGACCGGCTACCTGCCGGTCACTCAGGCAACAGCTGCGACATTACTATCCAGTGAACAGAAGCCGTCAGCGGTGACGGCAGGTTTGACTGCGCTCAATGAAGCAGAAAAGCCACCTTCCACGCCCTTGCGGTCTGGCTTCATCACACAGATGCGCCTGATCTGGTCGCAAGAGATGGAAAACGCACTGGCAGGCCGACAAAGCGTTGATAGCGCGCTGCGCCAGTCAACACTGCGCGCCAACGAACTGCTGAGCCTGTTTCAACAAATGCACCAGGCTCAGGCCAACGACCCGACTCACGAGGCTACGCCATGA
- a CDS encoding carbohydrate ABC transporter permease, which produces MKSGAHFPQPRLALLFALPQLLALGLFFYWPAVKALWWSFHLVPPFGGENIFVGLSNYWRVLKDPGVLASLGSTVVFSLSSVVLSILIALVLALCLELKLRGTAIFRNLLIWPYAVSGATIGIVFHVLANPVMGIFGWLNAIAPDTWEPYANPVQSMLLLIVAYAWCLVPFNFVMLVASLKSVPDDYLAAAALDGASPLRRMLDIQLPLIAPYLLFVFVIDLLESLSNSFALVHTLTQGGPGDTTNVLAYKIYTDGFMGLDLAGSSTLSVLMLLAFVVLSVAQFKLMSHLKRRGAKA; this is translated from the coding sequence ATGAAATCCGGCGCGCATTTTCCACAACCGCGTCTGGCGCTGCTGTTTGCCCTGCCGCAACTGTTGGCGCTCGGGCTGTTTTTTTATTGGCCTGCAGTCAAGGCACTCTGGTGGTCGTTTCATCTGGTACCGCCCTTCGGAGGTGAGAATATTTTTGTCGGCTTGAGCAATTACTGGCGCGTTTTGAAAGACCCCGGCGTCCTCGCATCGCTGGGCTCGACGGTGGTCTTCAGTCTCTCGAGCGTGGTGCTTTCGATTCTCATTGCGCTGGTGTTGGCCTTATGCCTGGAGCTGAAATTGCGCGGCACCGCTATTTTTCGCAATCTACTGATCTGGCCATACGCGGTATCGGGCGCCACCATCGGTATCGTCTTTCATGTGTTGGCCAATCCGGTGATGGGTATTTTTGGTTGGCTCAACGCCATTGCACCGGATACCTGGGAACCCTATGCCAACCCGGTGCAGAGCATGCTGTTGTTGATCGTGGCCTATGCATGGTGCCTGGTACCGTTCAATTTTGTGATGCTGGTCGCGAGCCTGAAATCGGTGCCGGACGACTACCTCGCCGCCGCAGCGCTGGACGGTGCCAGCCCATTGCGGCGCATGCTCGATATCCAGTTGCCCCTTATTGCGCCGTATCTATTGTTCGTGTTCGTTATCGACCTGCTGGAAAGCCTGTCCAACAGTTTCGCACTGGTGCATACCCTGACCCAGGGTGGGCCGGGCGATACCACCAACGTGCTGGCCTACAAAATTTATACCGACGGTTTCATGGGGCTGGACCTGGCAGGCTCATCCACACTTTCGGTCCTCATGCTGCTGGCGTTCGTAGTGTTGAGCGTTGCCCAGTTCAAGCTCATGTCTCATCTGAAGCGCCGCGGGGCCAAAGCATGA
- a CDS encoding ABC transporter permease subunit, giving the protein MIEHNRLLNAGAYLLLTLGLVFALGPLYMAVCSATVSNSQLFTQGLAVVPGDQLLVNLQQVTARLDLLRLLGNSLLVATLVVIGKLTLSALTAFAVVYFRSRYTSVIFFAVLGALLLPLEVRIIPTYAVASDLLGPFRSVLQWLGIQWLPIPTINLLDSYPGLALPLIASATGTFLFRQFYQTLPAELAEAARMDGAGPWRFFVDILLPLSKTNFAALGTLVFIGAWKDYLWPLVATNREDMRTLVLGVASFLPTDATQIPEWNLLMAAAVVSMLPPILVIAFMQRWFVKGLIGVGK; this is encoded by the coding sequence ATGATCGAGCACAACCGACTGCTCAACGCAGGCGCCTACCTGTTACTGACTCTGGGCCTGGTGTTCGCATTGGGGCCTTTGTATATGGCCGTTTGCTCAGCAACGGTCAGCAATTCGCAGCTGTTCACTCAAGGTCTGGCAGTGGTCCCCGGGGACCAACTGCTGGTGAATCTGCAGCAAGTGACAGCGCGCCTGGACTTGCTGCGTTTGCTGGGCAACAGCCTGCTGGTCGCGACATTGGTGGTGATCGGCAAGCTGACGCTGTCGGCGTTGACCGCTTTTGCGGTCGTGTATTTTCGCAGCCGTTATACCTCAGTGATTTTCTTCGCTGTTTTAGGTGCGTTATTGCTGCCGCTGGAAGTGCGCATCATCCCGACCTACGCCGTGGCCAGCGATCTTCTCGGCCCTTTTCGCAGCGTACTGCAATGGCTGGGAATCCAGTGGTTGCCGATACCGACGATCAACTTGCTGGACAGCTACCCCGGCCTTGCCCTGCCACTTATTGCCTCCGCGACCGGTACGTTTCTGTTCCGACAGTTTTACCAGACACTGCCTGCAGAACTGGCCGAAGCTGCACGAATGGATGGCGCCGGGCCGTGGCGATTCTTTGTGGATATTTTGTTGCCTCTGTCGAAGACTAACTTTGCGGCACTTGGCACTCTGGTGTTCATCGGGGCCTGGAAAGACTATCTGTGGCCATTGGTTGCGACCAATCGTGAGGATATGCGCACGCTGGTGCTGGGCGTCGCCAGCTTCCTGCCGACGGATGCCACTCAAATCCCCGAATGGAACCTGCTGATGGCCGCTGCCGTGGTCAGCATGCTGCCCCCTATCCTCGTCATTGCTTTCATGCAGCGATGGTTCGTCAAGGGCCTGATTGGAGTCGGTAAATGA
- a CDS encoding ABC transporter ATP-binding protein, with amino-acid sequence MTALTPIACAPDIALKGLHKAYGAEPVFQGLDLSFKAGELSVILGPSGCGKSTLLRLVAGLESVNQGQVVMGGLDVTRLPPKERRCAMVFQNYALYPHMSVSENIGYALKLGGVSRKEREQRIQACAISLGLEGLLQRKPAELSGGQRQRVAIGRALIRKPPVLLFDEPLCNLDSALRHEMRLLIRHLHQQTGATILYVTHDQTEAMTLADQVMILNKGSVEQVGTPAEIYDQPSSTFVAGFIGTPPMNLLPVHCLEDNSLILADGQRLPFKLGVATSHVGKWLIGLRPEAFTLGQQGVTATVESSESPGSHSLLYCQLAGTRCVVSLAGRQHLIPGTQIQLAINATPLLFDIQSGQRQFVSFSQPAK; translated from the coding sequence ATGACCGCGCTCACCCCTATTGCATGCGCTCCGGATATCGCCCTCAAAGGTCTGCACAAAGCCTATGGTGCCGAGCCTGTTTTTCAAGGGCTCGACCTGTCCTTCAAGGCCGGCGAATTGAGCGTCATTCTCGGCCCGTCCGGCTGCGGCAAGTCCACCTTGCTGCGTTTGGTTGCGGGCCTGGAAAGTGTTAACCAGGGCCAAGTTGTTATGGGAGGCCTTGACGTTACCCGGCTGCCGCCCAAGGAGCGCCGCTGCGCCATGGTGTTCCAGAATTACGCGCTCTATCCACACATGAGCGTGTCCGAAAACATAGGCTATGCGCTCAAGCTGGGGGGCGTCTCACGCAAGGAACGAGAACAGCGCATTCAAGCCTGTGCTATCTCGCTGGGGCTGGAGGGCCTGCTACAACGCAAGCCCGCTGAACTCTCGGGGGGCCAACGCCAGCGAGTGGCAATCGGGCGTGCGCTGATTCGCAAGCCGCCAGTGCTGCTGTTCGATGAGCCTCTGTGCAATCTGGACAGCGCATTGCGTCATGAGATGCGTCTGTTAATCCGGCATCTGCATCAGCAGACCGGTGCCACGATCTTGTACGTCACCCACGATCAGACCGAAGCCATGACGCTCGCTGACCAAGTGATGATTCTCAACAAAGGCAGCGTCGAACAGGTGGGTACGCCTGCCGAGATCTACGATCAACCGTCCAGCACATTTGTCGCCGGTTTCATCGGTACCCCTCCCATGAATCTGCTGCCCGTACACTGCCTGGAGGACAACTCCCTGATACTCGCGGACGGCCAACGCCTGCCTTTCAAGCTCGGCGTTGCCACCAGTCATGTGGGCAAATGGTTGATAGGGCTGCGGCCTGAAGCCTTCACTCTGGGTCAGCAAGGTGTCACGGCAACTGTGGAGTCCTCGGAAAGTCCGGGCAGCCATAGCCTGCTGTATTGCCAACTCGCGGGAACCCGCTGCGTTGTAAGTCTAGCCGGACGCCAGCACCTGATACCTGGTACCCAGATTCAACTGGCAATCAACGCCACCCCGTTGTTGTTCGATATCCAGAGTGGTCAACGTCAGTTCGTCTCTTTTTCTCAACCCGCCAAGTGA
- a CDS encoding histone-like nucleoid-structuring protein, MvaT/MvaU family has product MSKLAEFRLLERKLAEQLKELEALKSDEGLKKEIEFETRLRNLLADYGFSLKNVVAVLDPHAAAPLLTNDNPVTARKTRKARVIKVFKNPETGEVVETKGGNHRTLKEWKAKYGADVVDSWLAH; this is encoded by the coding sequence ATGTCCAAGCTTGCAGAGTTTCGTTTGCTGGAAAGAAAATTGGCCGAGCAGCTCAAAGAGCTGGAAGCGCTGAAAAGCGATGAAGGGCTGAAGAAAGAGATCGAATTCGAAACCAGATTGCGCAACCTGTTGGCTGATTACGGTTTCAGCCTGAAAAATGTGGTGGCGGTGCTTGATCCCCACGCTGCCGCTCCCCTATTGACGAATGACAATCCCGTCACTGCGCGTAAAACCCGTAAAGCTCGAGTGATCAAGGTATTCAAGAATCCTGAAACCGGGGAGGTTGTTGAAACGAAAGGGGGCAATCATCGCACCCTTAAAGAGTGGAAAGCCAAATATGGTGCAGACGTTGTGGACTCCTGGCTCGCCCATTGA